One segment of Akkermansiaceae bacterium DNA contains the following:
- a CDS encoding PDZ domain-containing protein: MNSTSLVKPWRQVFAVWCASVFTLAAQSTAPVPPIPGQLNPLQTKAVQLGVTVAKPGAAVYAQLPGLPRGTGFLLQSVTAGGTVDVAGLKPMDVIWKLGDQLLINENQLMTLLALHRPGDEVTVSYFHSGVEKSATLLLQASKPAHMQPGDIAITPPFPGAPAEASQGGYSKGDSNGHAADFPALPMRVISYEDRSASISDNNGTATLIFREGKPWLHVETSQGVETYNGPVGDAEAISRVPIAWRSRLPILQRSLEESIRLRRLPRVRRVPTPKQRIAGGE, from the coding sequence ATGAATTCCACTTCCCTCGTCAAACCATGGCGGCAGGTATTCGCTGTGTGGTGCGCCAGTGTTTTTACCCTGGCCGCCCAGTCGACGGCTCCTGTCCCCCCCATCCCGGGCCAGCTGAATCCATTGCAAACCAAGGCTGTGCAACTCGGTGTCACCGTCGCAAAACCCGGTGCCGCTGTCTACGCCCAGCTCCCCGGGTTGCCGCGTGGAACCGGCTTTCTTCTCCAGAGCGTCACCGCTGGAGGCACGGTCGATGTGGCCGGCCTGAAGCCCATGGATGTCATCTGGAAATTGGGTGACCAGCTGTTGATCAATGAAAACCAACTGATGACCCTGCTCGCGCTCCACCGCCCGGGCGATGAGGTCACTGTCTCTTACTTCCACTCGGGGGTGGAGAAGAGCGCGACACTTCTGCTTCAGGCCAGCAAACCGGCCCACATGCAACCAGGTGACATCGCGATCACCCCTCCGTTTCCCGGCGCCCCGGCAGAGGCTTCCCAGGGGGGATACTCAAAGGGGGATTCAAACGGTCATGCCGCCGATTTCCCCGCCCTGCCAATGCGTGTCATCAGCTACGAGGACCGCTCCGCATCCATCAGCGACAACAATGGCACGGCCACCCTGATATTCAGGGAAGGCAAACCATGGCTGCACGTTGAAACCAGCCAAGGCGTGGAGACCTACAACGGTCCGGTGGGCGATGCCGAGGCCATCTCGCGGGTTCCGATCGCCTGGCGCAGCCGTTTACCCATACTCCAGCGGTCATTGGAGGAGTCTATCAGGCTCCGCCGATTGCCCCGCGTCCGCCGTGTCCCGACCCCCAAACAGCGGATTGCGGGTGGTGAGTAG
- a CDS encoding sigma-70 family RNA polymerase sigma factor → MADSDGYQARLDCSSAWKDWLREHSSRLYMYARQRCSCREDAEDMIQDALVRLWGYQEERDNAPPDLPLAYSVLRFVAMDHGKKQGRKKRKEETIVFLHDREDYWLDTSAEDDEESVMLRQAVDGLGEKLREVVTLKIWGGLTFGQIAETMAISPNTAASRYRYALEQLERKLEILKHQGHG, encoded by the coding sequence ATGGCCGATAGCGACGGATACCAGGCAAGGCTGGATTGCAGCTCTGCATGGAAGGACTGGCTCAGGGAGCACAGCTCACGTCTTTACATGTACGCCCGTCAGCGTTGTTCGTGCCGCGAGGATGCGGAAGATATGATCCAGGATGCCCTGGTCCGGCTTTGGGGTTATCAGGAAGAGCGCGACAACGCCCCTCCCGACCTGCCCTTGGCCTATTCCGTACTGCGCTTTGTCGCCATGGACCACGGCAAGAAACAGGGGCGGAAAAAACGCAAGGAGGAGACGATTGTTTTCCTCCATGACCGTGAGGACTACTGGCTCGATACCAGCGCTGAGGATGACGAGGAGTCAGTCATGTTGCGCCAAGCTGTCGACGGCCTGGGCGAGAAGCTTCGCGAGGTTGTGACCCTGAAAATATGGGGTGGCCTCACCTTCGGCCAGATCGCCGAGACCATGGCCATATCCCCCAACACCGCAGCCTCCAGATATCGCTACGCACTGGAGCAACTGGAACGGAAACTTGAAATCCTCAAACACCAAGGCCATGGGTAA
- a CDS encoding GreA/GreB family elongation factor, with amino-acid sequence MHPDVAKLVEAGRIPQAVGERLSEISPGNFCTHKNWGAGKVKSWDLSRGKVVIDFEKQPDQEMALQFAIQKTEPLEPEHFSARKLENIEELRELVDNDPAELVKRTLASHGDSMMLDQLDRELCGSVVPEKHYKKWWEKAKKALRESHIFSVPSKRTDPLVLRGESLSPAEILVADFTDTRDPKVKVKALENIRKNLSVFEEDQSQIKGLIDDINAFCLKGRKLHLSLVLEFLVARDEITHHFAGIELADSDLRLADVIHTEQERLVGSLKGRSAATQRSIFQSFPSAFGETWPEEMLKVFDEVGSRGVTEIAKYLQENGADEEFHSHLGKSIANRSLGPDALIWICREREKSSAEVFTFEVGNSVLNLLERDHVADGPSKSARLRTMLMNDKTLIADLLADAGEAEARQFGRKLYASPVFTDLDRKSLMARVIKARPETQDLVTGEFEKKIEGVISSHESIAKREADLDELAKVKIPENTREIAVARSYGDLRENFEFKAAKQMQAVLMRRKSQLEKELAHVQATDFSGADTSSVNIGTIVHLEDDAGQPVSYTILGAWDSVAEENIVSYLSEIGMTLMGAKPGDRMEVRDMETEKYRYLTLKSIEAYK; translated from the coding sequence ATGCATCCAGACGTAGCGAAGCTCGTAGAGGCGGGAAGAATCCCGCAGGCCGTTGGAGAGAGATTGTCAGAAATATCTCCCGGAAACTTCTGCACTCATAAAAATTGGGGGGCGGGAAAAGTCAAAAGCTGGGACTTGTCACGTGGCAAAGTCGTCATCGATTTTGAAAAACAACCCGACCAGGAGATGGCGCTCCAGTTTGCCATCCAGAAAACCGAACCCCTTGAACCGGAGCACTTCAGTGCTCGCAAACTCGAGAATATCGAGGAATTACGGGAATTGGTCGACAACGATCCCGCCGAACTCGTCAAGCGAACCCTCGCCAGCCACGGTGACAGCATGATGCTCGATCAACTGGATCGTGAACTCTGCGGCAGCGTGGTCCCCGAAAAACATTACAAGAAATGGTGGGAAAAAGCCAAAAAGGCACTGCGCGAAAGCCATATCTTCTCCGTACCCAGCAAACGCACGGACCCGCTTGTCCTCCGTGGGGAATCACTCAGCCCGGCTGAGATACTGGTGGCCGATTTCACCGATACACGCGACCCCAAGGTCAAGGTCAAGGCGCTGGAGAACATCCGCAAAAACCTGTCGGTTTTCGAGGAGGACCAGTCCCAGATCAAGGGCCTCATTGACGATATCAATGCCTTCTGCCTCAAGGGACGCAAGCTGCATCTCAGTCTGGTGCTCGAGTTCCTGGTAGCCCGCGACGAGATTACCCATCATTTCGCCGGTATCGAACTTGCCGATAGCGACCTCCGCCTGGCCGATGTCATTCATACCGAGCAAGAACGCCTGGTCGGTAGTCTGAAGGGGCGCTCCGCCGCCACCCAACGCAGTATTTTCCAAAGCTTTCCTAGTGCCTTTGGGGAGACATGGCCTGAGGAAATGCTCAAGGTGTTCGACGAGGTTGGCTCAAGAGGAGTCACCGAGATCGCCAAGTATCTCCAGGAAAACGGGGCGGACGAGGAGTTTCATTCCCATCTGGGAAAATCGATCGCCAACCGCAGCCTGGGACCTGACGCCCTGATCTGGATCTGCCGTGAACGCGAAAAATCATCCGCCGAGGTGTTTACCTTCGAGGTCGGTAACTCGGTCCTCAACCTGCTTGAGCGTGACCACGTCGCCGACGGCCCAAGCAAGAGCGCCAGGCTCCGCACCATGCTGATGAATGATAAAACACTCATCGCCGACCTCCTGGCTGACGCCGGTGAGGCGGAGGCCCGCCAGTTTGGTCGCAAGCTTTACGCTAGCCCGGTCTTTACCGACCTGGATCGCAAATCATTGATGGCCCGGGTGATCAAAGCCCGTCCTGAAACCCAGGATCTGGTGACCGGTGAGTTCGAGAAGAAGATCGAGGGGGTCATTTCCTCACACGAAAGTATCGCCAAGCGCGAAGCGGATCTCGATGAGTTGGCCAAGGTGAAAATTCCCGAGAATACCAGGGAGATCGCCGTGGCCCGCTCCTACGGTGACTTGCGTGAGAACTTTGAATTCAAGGCGGCCAAGCAGATGCAGGCTGTGCTGATGCGCCGGAAGTCCCAGCTGGAGAAAGAACTTGCCCACGTGCAGGCCACCGACTTCTCAGGTGCGGATACCTCCAGCGTGAATATCGGAACCATCGTCCATCTCGAGGATGACGCAGGCCAGCCGGTTTCCTACACCATCCTTGGTGCGTGG
- a CDS encoding alkaline phosphatase family protein: protein MNRVAVINVVGLTQGLIGAHTPAIRAFADSAAVHSFPPAFPAVTCTAQSSYLTGKGPGQHGIVGNGWYDREAAEVRFWKQSNHLVRGEKIWDRLHAENPGATCAKMFWWYNMYSTADWSVTPRPMYPADGRKVFDIHTQPMDLRERMKSDLGEFPFPSFWGPAAGIASSQWIAESAKWIENHERPTLNLVYLPHLDYCLQKYGPDAVEVVPELAAIDQIVGDLISFYQNHGVEVVLLSEYGISRVDRAIHLNREFRRRGWIQVKDELGLETLDCGGCRVFAVADHQVAHIYINDPSIRTEVVGLLDQLEGVEEVRTPSGMWGEGVATDRAGDLIAVAEADAWFTYYYWNDDAKAPDFARCVDIHRKPGYDPVELFLDPGLPFPKARIAAFLLKKKLGFRALLDVIPLDAGLVKGSHGRDKVPVSEQPVLIARHDSEIRSAEDVYGAILAIIGRDKITDK, encoded by the coding sequence ATGAACCGCGTCGCAGTCATCAATGTCGTAGGCCTTACCCAAGGTCTCATCGGGGCACATACACCGGCGATCAGGGCGTTTGCAGATTCGGCGGCTGTCCACTCGTTCCCGCCCGCGTTTCCTGCGGTGACGTGCACCGCGCAGTCGTCCTACCTGACCGGTAAGGGGCCGGGCCAGCACGGTATCGTCGGCAACGGGTGGTATGACCGCGAAGCCGCCGAGGTCAGGTTCTGGAAACAGAGCAACCACCTGGTGCGGGGAGAGAAGATCTGGGATCGGCTCCACGCGGAAAATCCTGGTGCCACCTGCGCCAAGATGTTCTGGTGGTATAACATGTATTCCACCGCCGACTGGTCGGTGACCCCGAGGCCGATGTATCCGGCGGACGGCAGGAAGGTGTTTGATATCCATACCCAGCCGATGGATCTGCGCGAGCGGATGAAGTCCGACCTCGGCGAGTTTCCCTTTCCCTCATTCTGGGGACCGGCGGCGGGTATTGCATCGTCGCAATGGATCGCGGAGTCCGCCAAGTGGATCGAAAACCATGAGCGTCCGACTCTGAACCTGGTTTACCTGCCACACCTCGATTACTGCCTCCAGAAATACGGTCCTGATGCGGTAGAGGTCGTTCCGGAGCTCGCGGCGATTGATCAGATCGTAGGCGATTTGATTTCCTTCTACCAGAATCATGGTGTCGAGGTGGTGCTGCTTTCCGAGTATGGTATTTCCCGGGTGGATCGCGCGATCCACCTCAACCGGGAATTCCGCAGGCGTGGTTGGATCCAGGTGAAGGATGAACTTGGTCTGGAAACGCTCGACTGCGGGGGCTGCCGGGTCTTTGCGGTGGCCGACCACCAGGTAGCCCACATCTACATCAACGATCCGTCGATTCGCACAGAGGTCGTCGGGTTATTGGATCAATTGGAAGGCGTGGAAGAGGTGCGCACACCGTCCGGCATGTGGGGTGAGGGGGTGGCTACGGACAGGGCGGGGGACTTGATCGCCGTCGCTGAGGCGGATGCGTGGTTTACCTATTATTATTGGAACGATGATGCCAAGGCCCCAGACTTCGCACGCTGTGTCGATATCCACCGCAAGCCAGGATATGATCCAGTGGAGCTGTTCCTCGATCCCGGACTCCCGTTTCCGAAAGCGAGGATCGCGGCGTTTTTACTCAAGAAAAAACTGGGCTTCCGGGCACTGCTTGATGTGATTCCGCTGGATGCCGGCCTGGTCAAAGGTTCCCACGGCAGGGACAAGGTGCCGGTATCCGAACAGCCGGTGTTGATTGCACGGCATGATAGTGAAATCAGATCGGCAGAGGATGTTTATGGCGCGATTCTGGCGATAATAGGGCGGGATAAAATAACAGACAAATAA